Below is a window of Clostridia bacterium DNA.
GGCTATCTCCTCGTAGGAGAATCCCTCAACATCGCACAGTATCACGGCCATTCTGAACTCGGCGGGGATGGCCGCCAGCGCCATTTGGATGCACTCATCGATATGCGTGCGGTCGTATATGATCTCTGGATCTGCCGACACATCGGGTATCTCTCTCGCTATCTCGTCCCCCTCGGATGTCGAGATGCGCTGGTCAAGCGATTCCATGTATGGCGTTCGCTTTCGGCGGCGAAGCTCGTCGATATACAGGTTAGTCACTATTCTGTACAGCCACTTGTCGAAGGAGGTTCCGCGCCTGTAACTGTCGAACGACCGGTAAGCGCGGACGAAGGCTTCCTGCGCCAGATCCTGCGCTTCCTGTGGGTTGCCGGTCATGCGGAGCGCGATGTTGTATACGGATCTCTGGTACCTGTTAACCAGAGACTCAAATTCCGCTGCCTGCGATACAGGCTCGGCCACTCCTGCAAGCGCATGTTCGTTTACCAAGTGCACCACCTGTTTCTGTTCCCTCCGGGGTGATTCAGTGAATAGTAACGTCTGCGGTCCGCCGAAGTTCCCAACCTGATTATACGCTCTGACTGCGCCGGGGACGAGTGTTCAACTGTTCCACGATGGGAATTCGATGGGAATGCTCGACCTCCTGCCTGGGCTGGAGCGGGCCGGATGTGATGATGGCCGGCTCTGATATGGTGTTGAGCTCTAGGACGGCATGCACTGGAGGATGAGGCGAATTGAGTGGCGAGGATCGCGAGGCGGGATCCGGCGAACCGACATCTCCCCATCTGTCTGCCAGGGCAGTGCCTGCGCAGGTCGTGGAGGTTGTCGTGGGGCTTCGTCGGCACGGACACGCCGCATTCATCACCGGAGGGGCGGTGCGCGACATGGTCATCGGCGGCCGGGTTCCGGAGGATTGGGACGTGGCCACATCTGCCCTTCCAGATGCGGTGCAGGCGATATTCGATCATACTGTTCCGACCGGGCTTCTGCATGGGACTCTCACCGTCGTACATGACGGCATGTGCATCGAAGTCACCACCTACCGTGCGGACGGCCCGTATCTTGACGGTCGTCACCCGGAGTATGTGGAGTTCCTTGGGGACATTGAGGGCGATCTCGCCAGACGGGATTTCACAGTGAATGCTATGGCCTTCGATCCAATCACAGAAGGTCTCATCGATCCGTTCGGTGGTCAATCAGATATCCAGGCTCGAGTGATTCGGACCGTGGGGCCTCCTGAAGACAGGTTCAGGGAGGATCGGCTCAGGGTGATGCGGGCGGTGCGATTCGCGGCAGGCCTAGGGTTCGATGTGGAGGCTGCCACCCTGGAGAGTGTGGCGGCGTTCGCGCCGCGTATAACCGAAGTCTCAGTTGAACGGATCACCGATGAGATTCTGAAGATGCTCCGGGGCCCTGCTCCTGCCAGAGGTTTTCGGCTGATGAAACAGACGGGGCTTCTTCATTACATTATCCCCGAGCTAGACCTCGCCCCCGCGGATGATCTTGAGATGGCCATCTGCACCTGTCAGCTTGCCCCTGCGGATGTGGAAATCCGCCTGGCTGCGCTTCTTCGCGCGGCGATCCCTCGGCAGTCTGCGGCTCTGGCGAGGCTGCGTCTGCCGAACGCCACTGTACGGAGAGTGGAGAAGCTAGTTCAATATGATGGGCGGCTGGAAACTTGCGAATTCGCCCGCTCCGCGCCAGGGCTCAGGCGCCTTGCAGCTCAGGCTGGCCGTGGGTTCCTTGTGGATCTCGCCTGGCTTGCCGAGGCGCGCCTTTCTGCGGCAAGCCAGGTCGTGCCGGTACAGGATGGCAAGGGCTTTCCGGGCACTCTACGCCCTCCGGTCGCACAAGGCCTTGTAGCTGCAGCCCGCCAGGCGATCTCCTCTGGCGCGCCTATGGGAGTGGAGGATCTCGCCGTTACAGGCGGCGACGTCATGCGCACCCTTGGGATCAAACCTGGCCCAGAGGTTAGGCGGGTGCTGCTCAGCCTTCTGGATGCTGCCCTGGATGACCCGTCGGTCAACAACCGAGATGCTCTTCTCGCGATGATGCCCGCCGCAGCGGCAAGGGTTCGTGATTCATAGGATTACCGTGCCATGCCACTGCTCAAGCTAGAATGAAGCGGCTGATCTACGCCGTGTGGAGGCGATATCGTGCGTGTGGTGGTTGCGCCCGACTCATTCAAAGGAAGCCTTACGGCGGCCGAGGTGTGCCAGGGAGTTGAGGACGGATTCCGGAGGGTCTTCCCTGATGCGGACATCGTGTCGATTCCAATGGCCGATGGTGGAGAGGGGACCGTGCAATCCCTGGTCGATGCCACTGGCGGTAGGATTGTGGAGCGCGAGGCAAGGGGCCCGCTCGGCGCCCCGGTCAAGGCGTTCTACGGAATTCTGGGGGATGGCGCGACGGCAGTCATCGAAATGGCCTCCGCATCCGGGCTTCCGCTTGTGGAAAGCGGCCGGCGAAATCCCCTGATAGCAACCACTTGGGGAACGGGAGAACTCATATCCGCCGCGCTTGACGAAGGCTGCAGGCGGTTCATCGTTGGAATAGGCGGCAGCGCTACGAACGATGGCGGGGCAGGTGCAGCGCAGGCCCTCGGCGCCCACCTCCTCGATTCCGATGGCATGGAGATCGGGCCCGGCGGCGCAGAACTCTCCCGGCTTGCTCGTATCGATCTATCTCGCATGGATCCGCGGGTGATGGAATCGGAGTTCGTTGTGGCGTGCGATGTGGACAACCCTCTCACAGGCCCTAGAGGGGCGTCTGCAGTATATGGGCCGCAGAAGGGCGCCACGCCTGAGATGGTGAGGAAGCTCGACGATGCGCTCCGCAACTACTCCGGGATCATCCTGCGCGATCTGGGCATGGATATAAATGGCATGCCCGGAGCAGGCGCCGCCGGGGGCCTAGGCGGAGGGCTTGTGGCATTTGCCCATGCCACGCTGAGGCGCGGCGTTCACATCGTGCGCGATACTACCCAGCTTCGTGAGAAGATGGTCGGCGCCGATCTGGTGATCACGGGCGAAGGGCGAATCGATTTCCAGACCTTATACGGAAAGACGCCGATGGGTGTGGCTGAGGTCGCCGCGGAGCTCAGGATCCCAGTTGTTGTGATCGCGGGGTCAATCTCCGATGATGCCAGGGGCCTCTACGATCACGGAATCGGCGCCCTGCTTACGATAGTGAAAGGCCCCTGCACTGTGGACCAGGCTATCGAACGGGCAGAGGCGCTGGTTCGAGATGCTGCGGAGACTCTAGCACGGATCTGGGCCCTCCGTGCAGGGAAGATCGAGTGATTTACCTCCATCACCTGGGAGGAATGTAGAATGGCAACACCAGTCCAGGAGCATGTGCTCGCGGGTATCGCAGGCAAGCGCGCCGCGGTGATCGGTATGGGAGTGACCAACACTCCACTCGTGCGCTTCCTCGTTCGCGCAGGTGTGCGGGTCACGGCGTGCGACCGCAAGCCCGAGGCTGAACTCTCGGCCGAGATCGCGGCGCTGTCGGGGCTTGGCGTGGAGTTTGCGCTAGGTACTTCTTACCTCGATGACCTTGACGGCTTCGATATCCTGTACCTATCTCCAGGGGTCAATCCGAATCAGCCTGAGATCGAGGCGGCCCATGCCCAGGGTGCGGCGTTTGGCTCAGAGATCGATCTCGTGTTGCGCCTGTCCTCTGCACCTGTTATCGGGATAACCGGGAGCTCCGGCAAGACTACGACTACGACTCTCACTGGACTGATCCTCCGGGAAGACGCAAGAAGGTTCCACCCGGAGAGGACAGTGCATGTTGGGGGCAATATCGGAACGCCCCTGATCGATAGGGTAATGAGCGTTGGCAGGGATGATCTCATAGTGCTTGAGCTGAGCAGTTTCCAGCTCAGGCCTTTGCGGATCAGCCCCCATATCGGAGCTGTGCTGAACATCACCCCGAATCATCTGGATATCCACCCGGACATGGAGGACTACATCTCATCAAAAGAGAACATCGTCAAGTGCCAAACTGAAGACGATTGGGGCGTATTCGGCGCCGACAACGCGCCATCTCTGAGCATGTCGGAGAGGGCGCCAGGCCAGGTAATGCTGTTCTCCGCAGAGCACCCGGTTCCGCGGGGCGCATTCCTCCGGGGCGATTCGCTCATTCTTCGGGGGCCAGAGGGTGATGAGTCAGAAGCAGCCGTGGTTCACCGAAACGAGATACTCCTGCCAGGGCTGCATAATGTCCAGAACATCCTGGCTGCGATGACGGTGTGCGCCGGAGCGGGCGCCGACAGAAGATCAATGGCCGAGGTCATAAGGACCTTCAAGGGAGTGGAGCACAGGCTTGAGAAGGCGGGGATGTCGGGAGGCGTTGAGTACATCAACGATTCCATTGCCACAACTCCAGCCCGCACCATGGCGGCGCTTCGCGCAGTGGAAACTCCAATCGTCCTTATTGCAGGCGGCTACGATAAACGCCTTCCCTTCGATGAGATGGCGGATCTTGCCATAGGGCATGTGCACACCCTGGTCCTTGTGGGCGTGACGGCCGACAAAATAGAGCAGGCCTTCGCCTCTTCTGCTGCTCGCAGAGGAGTCGCCCCCCCGGCCGTGATCCGCAGTAACACGTTTCGCGATGCTGTTCATGCTGCGCGTGAGGCTGCAAGCCCAGGCGACACGGTGCTTCTCTCACCTGCCTGTGCAAGCTACGGCATGTTCAGGAATTTCGAAGAGCGAGGCCGGATGTTCAAGGAGATCGTCCGCCAGTTCCCTGGGTAGTTGTGGGCGGTGTCGACGGGGCTCTGGTCATCAGTGGTCCACATATCTCACCCTCTGCGTGAGTAGGATTCATGTAAGCCCACGCAGGGGGTGTTTTGCATGCAAACGCACAGATACGCGAGGGTCAGGAGGCCCGCTCGAACGGCTGCAGAGAGATGCGCCCACAGATCTGCCAGTGGATGCGCCCACAGATCTGCCAGTAGATGCGCGGGAAGAGCAGTCCATCGTTCCGATGCGCCTCAATCCCGGGGCGCTGCCTTGGCGGGCCTGTTCGCAGTGTGCACCCTGGTTTTCGCCGCGGGGATGATCCTCGCCCGACCGGCAGAGTTCGCGCCTTCAGTGATTGCATCGGGCAGAGCTCAGGATGAGCTTGTGCTCAGCATCGATATCGACATGACTAGCGATCCCGGGGATGAGCTTGTGACCTCCAGGAAGATATCGTCAAGCGAGGGCAGCATAGAGCTGTACGCCGCTTCCGATGGCGGCGGGCGCGGCACGGAGGCCCAGGCCTCGAAAAACGCAGTGAACTCCCCCTCCAGCATGGCGCAGATGGGAAAGGGCGGGTATCGTCGGCTTGCACAGGTGGACGCAGGCCCAGTGGTGGAGATGGCGCCGGTGATTCTGGCGGCGCCCGGCTCAGATGGAGCAGCCAGGCCGGTGTGGGGATCTCTGATTCTGGCCCACGCAGAGTACGACCAGACAATGGGAGCGATGAGCAAGTCCAGAGTGTCCACTGCCTATGCGTGGAATGGCGTTAACCTTGCAGAGGTGTGGTCAGCTGCGACGGCCTCGGAGTCGGTATGGAATACGAGCTGGGGCCAACCGAGTGCGGACGCAATGAGCTCGTGGGCATGGAGGCGCGTTCGCGGGGAGACGCCGCTGGCGCAGCCAGGCGCAGCGATCGGGGCGTCCGGCAGCGGCGGTGATGGAAAGGCCGACTCCAGCGCCAGGCTTGGTCCGGGCAACTGGGTTAGGCTTGCAGGCTCCTGCCGGGTGGAGTTCGTAAAGGGCAGTGTTCCGGTGGTGGTGCTCAGGTCCTTTCAGGAGTACCAGTCGTACAGCGAGAAGACCGATTCCTTTTCCACAATCCGTTCCCGCAATGTGACCGCCGCATATTGCTGGAGCGACAGATGGGGAAGCTTCATCCGTTCTGAAGGATCCATCGGCAGCGCCGGAACGACGGGAATGGATTACCCGGGCGCAGGGGGAGGATTCCGGATCCCCCCTGGCGCCGAGGCGGCCATCCTTGAACTGGAGCGTGAGTGCCCGGAAGGGCTGGCATTCCCAGCCCCATATCTCGCACGCATCAAGCTCAGAGACGGAAGGCGCTGCTTTGTGCGAGAGGACGACATATTGGCATCGGCAGTCCACTCCATGGTATAATGCAGCTATATGACCAGTTCACGCCCAATAAAAGAAGACACAGAGGGGAGTGGTCCCATGCCTGCGACTATCATCGATGGGAAAGCTGTGGCCGCGTTAATCCGGAAGGGCGCTGCTTCGAAGGCCGCTTTGTTCGTCCAGGAGTCTCATCGCGCACCTGGGCTTGCAGTCGTTATCGTGGGGGAGAATCCCGCGTCCCGCATCTACGTGAACAACAAGAAGAAGGCGTGCGCCGAGTGCGGAATATACTCGGAGGAGCATTCGCTATCTGCCGCAACTACCGAAGATGAACTGCTGAACCTGGTGAGAAGGCTGAACTCCGATCCACGCATCGATGGCATACTGGTGCAGCTTCCGCTTCCCGATCACATCTCCGATGACAAGGTCATTGAGGCCATCGATCCGGCCAAGGATGTGGACGGTTTCCACCCCACAAACGTGGGGAGGATGGTCGTGGGCAAGCCTAGTCTGCGCCCATGTACGCCCGCTGGGATCATGGAGCTTATCAAGCGCACTGGAATCGATCTGAAGGGGAAGCGCGCCGTAGTTGTGGGCAGGAGCAACATCGTGGGAAAGCCAGTCTCCCTCATGCTGCTTGCCGAGCATGCTACTGTGACAATATGCCATTCCAGAACCGCCGATCTCCCTGGAGTATGCCGCGAGGGAGATGTGCTTGTAGCCGCAGTGGGCAAGCCTGAGATGATCAAGGCAGACTGGATCAAGCCAGGAGCGGTGGTAATCGATGTGGGAGTGAATAGGCTCGCCGACAAGAGAGTGGTCGGAGATGTCGATTTCGCAGGCGCCTCCAATGTCGCGAGCGCCATCACTCCTGTGCCTGGCGGAGTTGGCCCGATGACCATAGCCATGCTCATGCAGAACTGCGTGGAAGCTGCCTTCGCCGCTAGGAGCTGATGGACGTGTCGGAGCGCGAGTACGAAGTGCTTATCATTGGCTCTGGTCCAGCTGGCCTCTCGGCGGCGCTCAATGCTCGAGTTAGGAACAAGTCGGTGGCAGTCGTGTCCCGCAGGCTCGCAAGCCCATCGTTGGACAAGGCCCCATCCATCGATAACTACCTCGGAGTGGAGAGGATTGGAGGGGCAGATCTCGAGAACAGGTTCATCGAACAGGCGCGTGGGGCAGGGGCATATCTTCTCGAGTGCGATGTGCTTGGCCTGTTCAACCTGGGCGATTCCTTTTCCGCGTTTACCAGTGCAGGGGATTACGGCTGCAAGGCGGTTGTGATCGCTACCGGCGCTGTACAGGCCGCTTCGATTCCAGGCGAATCCCAGTACGTTGGATCTGGAGTGAGTTACTGTGCAACGTGCGACGGCCCTCTGTACCGGGGCAAGCGTGCCGTGGTTCTGGGCTACACAGCTCACGCCGCTGAAGAGGCGAACTTCCTTGCGGAGATCTGCTCCCAAGTGACGTTCGTCGCCGTTCGCGGGGGCAAGGCGGAAGGCGTTCCGGAGCTCAGAGAGGAGATCCGTGTGGTGCGCGGCCCGGCGAAGGCGATCCACGGCGCCGTGTCGGTGACTGGAGTGGAGATAGAGGGAGAGACGATTCCCGCTGATGGAGTTTTCGTGATTCGGGATTCCATGCCCGCTGAAAGGCTCATCGAAGGGATTGAGGTGGCAGATGGGGCGATCCGAGTGAACCGCGACATGGCCACGAACATACCGGGCGCGTTCGCCGCGGGCGACTGCACCGGACGGCCGTATCAGGTAGCCAAAGCCGTCGGAGAAGGGCAGGTAGCCGGGCTCTCGGCGGCCAGATACGTCGATGCGCTACCTAAGTAGATTCCACTCGTCACTTCGATACTTGGCCGCAAGCGATGCTGCGGCGTCAATTTCAGCCGGGGACAATTCCCCCGGCTGAGCCTCTTTCATCAGCTCAGTGAGGAGCCCTTCAGTAATCGCAGCCACAAGCTTTGAGAATCGCTCTGCGAGACCTCTTCCGTTTTCTCCAAGATACTCCCCGAGGGTTGCCACGCGGTTCGGAAGGTCGTTCGCCTCTTCCGCCGTGAGCGCAAGCGCCTCCGCCAGAGCGCGGAAGTCCATGGAGAACGGAATGGCGCCCTGCTGGAGAAGAGCGCCTTCAGATAGGCCTCCGCGGCGCGTCTGCGCCGAACCTACGATCTTGCGCCCGCCTGCCATGATCTCATAGGATGACGCGGAGTCGAAGCATGCAGCGGATGCCCCTGGTCGTGCCCCTCCCCTAGGCGCGATCTCCGCCGGTATTCCCATGGCTGCAAGGCCCGCGCGGAGGCCGCGGCTGATCGAGAGGTACGAGTCGAGCACGCTCGTTCCTCCCACGGATGTGAGAGGCGCCGCTATGGCGTAGGTGAGCTCATCCGCATGGAGAACTGCCCTGCCGCCAGTGGGCCTGCGCACGAAGCCGAACCCCATGCCTGGCAGGCGGCGAAGGTCAGCACTTCGCTGTGCCCTCTGGAAGCACCCTATGGATATACATGGTGGATTCCAGGTGTAGAACCTGAGGGTAGGAGGGGCGCAGCCTGCGAGCACTGCCTCCAGTATTGCCTCGTCGATGGCCATATTAGCGGCGCCGTCCGCAGGCGGGCTCGTTATGATCCGCCACATGCAGCCTGCAGTGCGCTGTGACCTGCTCCTGCTCTCGGCCTCACGCTCGCTATCACACTCGCTATCACGCTTGCTCTCACGCTCAGTCACTCGTCGCTGCCTCCAGTGATACTCCTGATACTCGAATTGGCCCCGATGCCAACGTCTGTGCGCACGTCGGCGGCAGCGTCTGAAGCGGCCTCCTCTGCCTCCCTTCCAGAAAGGGGAAGTGGATAGTTGTATGGAACCGTCCCGGGGCGTTCGTTGTAATACGGCCTATTGCAGTCGGGGCAGCCGGACGTCATGAAAGCCTCGCCGGACAGCGCGGCGCCCATCACTATGTCGGCTGGAAGCCGTATCCCCACGAGCCGACCGGAATCGAACTGGAAATCCTCCAGGCTCGCTATGCCAAGCTTCATCAGATGCAGGCATAGCTGAATCCGGCGGTACGACCGCAGATCGGGCGGAGGCGCGTACGCCAGCCTCGTTCCGGGAAGAGGAGTGAATGCGAACAGCCCGACCCCAACACCCTGGGAGAACATGGCCGATGCGACCGACGCCACGTCCTGTTCAGTTTCGCCAAGGCCGGCGATGAGATGAGTGCCTATGTGGCCTGGGTAGGTCGATGCACACTTCGATATGAGGCTCATTGCATAGGCCATGTCATGCCCCTTGACCCGCTCGTAGAGGCGCCTGTTTGCGGCGTCGATCGGAAGCGCCACCCGGTCGGCGCCTGCTTCGACCAGCGCTGCGACATGTTCCAGCTTCGACATGGCAGAGAACGACACACTCACCGGAACCTGTCCGCCGGAGGCTTCACGGAGGAAATGCACGGCCTTTACTGCGTCCTCAAACGCGGTGGCGGTCCCGATCACCTGTGCACATGCGCGCTTCATACTGCCGTCGGACGCCGCTTTTCCGAGGGCGGCGGCGAACTCGTCAGCCCGAAACTCGGGCCATGTGACCCTGGATAGCCTGCCGTTTCCATCGATGCTGCTTCGCGCCTGCGAGCAGAAGGCGCAATCCCTGGCGCAGTGCTCGCCGATCATCACATATGCGGTGGTGGGCGCAGCGAAGGACTTGATTTTCAACAAGCCCAGGGCCGACGCTGCCCCGGATGATACACGCAAGGTAGAGAAATCCATTGCCCGTGTTGCTCCTCTTATGGTTATCGCTGCATTCCAGCGAAGACGCAGCATTCATCGATCTCTTCGATGCGAAGCCCAAGCAGACGCGCCTCCGCCGCCCCAGCTGGCGCCGGCCGCACTATCAGATCGACCCCGGCTCTCACTGCCGCGGAATCCAGCCGTGATCGATACTCCCCGCCCGGGCGCATACACCCAAGGTGAATCGGGACATCGGGGAAGGCGCGACGCGCCCTGGCGATCACGTCTATCACGTATTCCACTCTCGGGGGGCGTCTCCCTTCAAATCGGGTGCCTGGAGTCGGCAGAAACACGATGAACACTATCGCCGGCGGGGCAGGCGCCGCATATTGGGAAAGATAGCACAGTTGTTCAATGGCTGCGCACTCCGAGCTAATGCCGTGTTCTGACCCTGTTCCTGCTCCTGCCCCTGCTCCTGCCCCTGCCCCTGCCCCTGCGTCTTCTGCCCATCCCCGCGCCGCTGCCTCGTCCGATTCCTGAAGGAGCCCGATGCAGATGTGAGGGACTGTTGGGACCCGGTTCGCCAACGCGACATAGGAATGGATGTAGTCGTCGATTGGCCGGTCAAGGCCGTAGACCTGTTTCGGTATCCGAGGGTCGGCAACGAAGTCGAACGATGCCACATCCGCCGCGGCCGCAATGGCCTGTGCCTCTGTATCAGTGACCAGCCCTGCATGGCAGTTCAGCCTGGTTTCAGGGGACAATTCCCTGAAACGCGAAAGCCAGTCGCCCAATGGCACTGCCCCGCTCGAGTCACACCCACCGCTCACGAGGATGCTCTTGGGAGCCGCGTGCCCAGACTCAATCGAGCTGTAAACTTCCCAGGCTGGGCTCATGCCTGCAAGATAGTGCCCGCCGCAATGGGCGCATGACAGGGCGCATGCAGTCCCGGTTACGGATACTGCAGCTGTGGATGATGGACGTGCGAACACGATAGCGCCTTGTGTGCGTGGCATGTGGCAAACTCAACCACCTTATGCTGCGATTTCCGAAAGAAGACGAGCGGTGCGCCTGGCGACCGCTCGTCTGTCGGGATTCTACCACTGTCGCCTGCGAGGCTGCGTGCGTCTGCCGTTTATTCGGTTCTCCCGGCGTATCGAAGGATGGGCTTACGCGCAGCTAAGGTTTCATCGAGCCTTCCCACAGGCGTGGAGTGCGGCGCCTCGTGCAGAGCTTCAGGATGCTCCTCCGCCTCCTTAGCGATCCTGATCATGGCGGCGATGAACGAATCCAGAGTCTCCTTGCTCTCAGTTTCAGTGGGTTCGATCATGAACGCCTCATCCACGATGAGGGGGAAGTACACCGTCGGGGCGTGGAATCCGAAATCAAGCAGGCGCTTTGCCATGTCGAGCGTCCTTACGCCGGTGGACTTCTTCTGCCTGGATCCTGAGAGCACACACTCATGCTTGCACGCGCGGTCATATGGCAAGTCGAAGTAGGGCTGGAGCTTGCGCATCACATAGTTCGCCGTGAGGACTGCGTGCTCGCTAGCTGTCCTAAGGCCATCGGGACCCAGCGCTCTGATGTAAGCCCATGCGCGGACCAACACACCGAAATTGCCATTGAACGAATGCACCCTGCCTATGGACTGAGGCCGGTCGTAATCCCATGCGTACTTGCCTGTCGCCTCGTCGAGCTTCACCAGGGGCATAGGAAGGAACGGCTCGAGGGGGCTCTTGACGCCGACCGGACCGGCGCCCGGACCGCCGCCTCCGTGAGGCGTGGAGAAGGTCTTGTGCAGGTTGAGATGGACCACATCGAAGCCCATGTCTCCAGGGCGCGACTTGCCCATGATTGCGTTGGCGTTGGCGCCGTCGTAGTACAGCAGCGCGCCTGCCGAGTGCACGATCTCGGTGATCTGCTTGAGGTGCTCATCGAAGAGCCCAAGGGTATTGGGGTTGGTGAGCATGAGGGCCGCGACATCAGGACCTGCCTTCGCCCGCAGGTCTTCGATGTCGACGTTTCCACGTGGGTCCGACTTAACCTGGACGATCTCCATGCCAGCGCCTGCCGCGCTCGCAGGGTTGGTGCCGTGGGCTGAATCGGGGACGAGCACCTTATCCCTGCGGTCGTGGCGCGATTCGTGGTAAGCTCGGATGACAAAGAGCCCAGTGCTCTCACCGTGGGCGCCAGCCGCAGGCTGCAAGGTGAATCGATCCATGCCCGCGATCTCGCACAGGTATCGCTCGAGGGTGTACATCAGCTCAAGGGCGCCCTGGGATGCAGATTCGTCTTCATCAGCGTGGAGGAGAGCAAAGCCCGGGATACGTGCGGCATCCTCGTTGATCTTTGGGTTGTACTTCATCGTGCACGATCCCAGCGGGTAGAATCCTGTGTCGACAGCGTGGTTCAGCTGCGACAGGTTGACGAAATGCCTGACCACATCCATCTCGCTCACCTCTGGAAGAGCGGGCGGATCGGTTCTCAAGGCCCTTGCTGGGAAGAGCGATGCAAGTTCAGCGGTTGGCACGTCCGGGTCGGGAAGGCCGAAAGCGGTCCGCCCAGGCGAGCTGAGCTCGAAGATAAGCGGTTGCGGGCCTTTCATGCCAGCACCTCCAGTTCCCGGATTAGCGTGTCGAGTTCCTCGCGGGTGCGGGTCTCTGTGACTGCCCAAAGGGTGCAGCCGACGAGCTCTGGGTAGTCCTTCTCGATCAGCTTGCCTCCGATGATGCCCCGGTTGAGCAGCTCGCGATTCCGCTGGGCAGCGCTGCGCTGACCCCGGACTACGAATTCGTTCCAGAACGGCCCACTGAAGGCCGCCTCATACTTTGGCATCTCCGCGATTCTATCGTGCAGGTAATGGGCTTTCCATGTGGAGAGCTCAGCGAGCTTGCGAAGCCCAACTGGCCCAACCAGGCTGAGGTATACAGTGGCAGCCAGTGCGCAAAGGCCTTCATTGGAGCAGATGTTGCTGGTAGCGTGCTCTCTTCGTATATGCTGCTCACGGGCTTGAAGGGTGAGGACAAATCCTCGGCGCCCCATGGAGTCGCGGGTTTCGCCCACGAGCCTGCCTGGCATCTTGCGCATGAGCTTGCTGGTTGCCGCGAAGAATCCAAGCAAAGGCCCGCCGAAGCTCACGGCGTTTCCGAGAGATTGACCTTCGCCCACAGCAATGTCGGCGCCGTAATTGGCTGGGGACGCAAGAATCCCAAGGGAGATCGGGTTTACAACAGCCACGAGGAGCCCTCCCGCCGCGTGAACTGCCGATGAAAGCTCATCCATCTCCTCAACTACTCCGAAGTAGTTGGGGCACTGTGCTATCAGGCACGCCGTGTCGCTGCCGGCGACGTGCGCAACGGTTTCGGCTAGGGTGGTTCCGCCTGAGGCACAGTAGTCGACATCAATCACCTCGATGCCCTTTGGGTGAGCGTAGGTTCGGAGAACCTGCCGATATCTCGGGTTCACAGTGCGGGCCACCAGGACTTTGTTCCTCCCTGTGGCCGCGCACGACATAACGGCGGCCTCCGCAACCGCGGTGCCGGCATCGTACATGGAGGCGTTTGCCACATCCAGCCCAGTCAGCTCGCATATCATTGTTTGGTACTCGAATATGGCCTGAAGGGTGCCCTGGCTCACCTCTGCCTGGTAGGGGGTGTACGCGGTGTAGAACTCCCCCCGCTGCAGGATATGGTCGATGACGCTGGGGACGTAGTGACTGTACAGCCCTCCGCCT
It encodes the following:
- a CDS encoding [cytidine(C)-cytidine(C)-adenosine (A)]-adding enzyme → MSGEDREAGSGEPTSPHLSARAVPAQVVEVVVGLRRHGHAAFITGGAVRDMVIGGRVPEDWDVATSALPDAVQAIFDHTVPTGLLHGTLTVVHDGMCIEVTTYRADGPYLDGRHPEYVEFLGDIEGDLARRDFTVNAMAFDPITEGLIDPFGGQSDIQARVIRTVGPPEDRFREDRLRVMRAVRFAAGLGFDVEAATLESVAAFAPRITEVSVERITDEILKMLRGPAPARGFRLMKQTGLLHYIIPELDLAPADDLEMAICTCQLAPADVEIRLAALLRAAIPRQSAALARLRLPNATVRRVEKLVQYDGRLETCEFARSAPGLRRLAAQAGRGFLVDLAWLAEARLSAASQVVPVQDGKGFPGTLRPPVAQGLVAAARQAISSGAPMGVEDLAVTGGDVMRTLGIKPGPEVRRVLLSLLDAALDDPSVNNRDALLAMMPAAAARVRDS
- a CDS encoding glycerate kinase — its product is MRVVVAPDSFKGSLTAAEVCQGVEDGFRRVFPDADIVSIPMADGGEGTVQSLVDATGGRIVEREARGPLGAPVKAFYGILGDGATAVIEMASASGLPLVESGRRNPLIATTWGTGELISAALDEGCRRFIVGIGGSATNDGGAGAAQALGAHLLDSDGMEIGPGGAELSRLARIDLSRMDPRVMESEFVVACDVDNPLTGPRGASAVYGPQKGATPEMVRKLDDALRNYSGIILRDLGMDINGMPGAGAAGGLGGGLVAFAHATLRRGVHIVRDTTQLREKMVGADLVITGEGRIDFQTLYGKTPMGVAEVAAELRIPVVVIAGSISDDARGLYDHGIGALLTIVKGPCTVDQAIERAEALVRDAAETLARIWALRAGKIE
- the murD gene encoding UDP-N-acetylmuramoyl-L-alanine--D-glutamate ligase, with translation MATPVQEHVLAGIAGKRAAVIGMGVTNTPLVRFLVRAGVRVTACDRKPEAELSAEIAALSGLGVEFALGTSYLDDLDGFDILYLSPGVNPNQPEIEAAHAQGAAFGSEIDLVLRLSSAPVIGITGSSGKTTTTTLTGLILREDARRFHPERTVHVGGNIGTPLIDRVMSVGRDDLIVLELSSFQLRPLRISPHIGAVLNITPNHLDIHPDMEDYISSKENIVKCQTEDDWGVFGADNAPSLSMSERAPGQVMLFSAEHPVPRGAFLRGDSLILRGPEGDESEAAVVHRNEILLPGLHNVQNILAAMTVCAGAGADRRSMAEVIRTFKGVEHRLEKAGMSGGVEYINDSIATTPARTMAALRAVETPIVLIAGGYDKRLPFDEMADLAIGHVHTLVLVGVTADKIEQAFASSAARRGVAPPAVIRSNTFRDAVHAAREAASPGDTVLLSPACASYGMFRNFEERGRMFKEIVRQFPG
- a CDS encoding sigma-70 family RNA polymerase sigma factor encodes the protein MVHLVNEHALAGVAEPVSQAAEFESLVNRYQRSVYNIALRMTGNPQEAQDLAQEAFVRAYRSFDSYRRGTSFDKWLYRIVTNLYIDELRRRKRTPYMESLDQRISTSEGDEIAREIPDVSADPEIIYDRTHIDECIQMALAAIPAEFRMAVILCDVEGFSYEEIAQIMGTSIGTVRSRIHRARRSLRDLISPCLAERYGEVRPN
- the folD gene encoding bifunctional methylenetetrahydrofolate dehydrogenase/methenyltetrahydrofolate cyclohydrolase FolD, with protein sequence MPATIIDGKAVAALIRKGAASKAALFVQESHRAPGLAVVIVGENPASRIYVNNKKKACAECGIYSEEHSLSAATTEDELLNLVRRLNSDPRIDGILVQLPLPDHISDDKVIEAIDPAKDVDGFHPTNVGRMVVGKPSLRPCTPAGIMELIKRTGIDLKGKRAVVVGRSNIVGKPVSLMLLAEHATVTICHSRTADLPGVCREGDVLVAAVGKPEMIKADWIKPGAVVIDVGVNRLADKRVVGDVDFAGASNVASAITPVPGGVGPMTIAMLMQNCVEAAFAARS
- a CDS encoding NAD(P)/FAD-dependent oxidoreductase, which translates into the protein MSEREYEVLIIGSGPAGLSAALNARVRNKSVAVVSRRLASPSLDKAPSIDNYLGVERIGGADLENRFIEQARGAGAYLLECDVLGLFNLGDSFSAFTSAGDYGCKAVVIATGAVQAASIPGESQYVGSGVSYCATCDGPLYRGKRAVVLGYTAHAAEEANFLAEICSQVTFVAVRGGKAEGVPELREEIRVVRGPAKAIHGAVSVTGVEIEGETIPADGVFVIRDSMPAERLIEGIEVADGAIRVNRDMATNIPGAFAAGDCTGRPYQVAKAVGEGQVAGLSAARYVDALPK